The following coding sequences lie in one Salarias fasciatus chromosome 7 unlocalized genomic scaffold, fSalaFa1.1 super_scaffold_4, whole genome shotgun sequence genomic window:
- the LOC115383422 gene encoding zinc finger protein OZF-like, with translation MADRNQGESPQQHMGKQRTSCSVEQEEHEAPHIKEGEELVGATVTDGEGDDSHHSYEEEIGRQRRMLQINWNPQIKLHRTEKQAECEETCEKTDYKEHQLCQKVRKVTDEKIVYETCGKSFGQPVHKRSHTREKPHSCETCGKKFSRQANLLRHMRIHTGEKPHSCQTCGKRFSRQSHLKVHMTIHTGEKLHSCETCGKKFSRQSNLLRHMRTHTGEKPHSCQTCGKRFSQWCYLKAHKRIHTGEKLHSCETCGKRFSRQSALKIHMAIHTGEKPHSCETCGKSFSQLFHLNSHMRSHTGEKPHSCETCGRRFSQQNNLLRHMRIHTGEKPHSCDTCGKSFSQQCSLKIHMKIHTGEKPHSCETCGKKFSRQSALRIHMRIHTGEKPHSCETCGKRFSQRRDLKVHMGTHTGEKPYSCETCGQRFSDQANLLRHFKIHTGEKPFSCGTCGKSFVRQSHLLCHMRIHTGEKPHSCETCG, from the exons ATGGCTGATCGGAACCAGGGAG agagtccacagcaacacatggGTAAGCAGAGGACGAGCtgcagtgtggagcaggaggaacatgaagctccacacattaaagaggggGAGGAACTTGTTGGGGCGACTGTTACTGATGGTGAAGGAGACGATTCccaccactct tacgaggaggagatcgGTCGTCAACGCAGAATGCTGCAAATCAACTGGAATCCCCAGATCAAGTtgcacagaacag agaagcaggctgaatgtgaagaaACGTGTGAGAAAACTGACTATAAAGAGCATCAGTTATGTCAGAAGGTCAGAAAGGTCACTGATGAGAAGATAGTTtatgaaacatgtggcaaaagtttcggGCAACCGGTCCACAAGAGAAGTCACACACGTGaaaagcctcattcttgtgaaacatgtggcaaaaagTTCAGTCGACAGGCtaatttgttgcgccacatgagaattcacacaggtgagaagcctcattcttgtcaAACTtgtggcaaaaggttcagtCGACAGAGTCatttgaaggttcacatgacaattcacacaggtgagaaacttcattcttgtgaaacatgtggcaaaaagTTCAGTCGACAGAGtaatttgttgcgccacatgagaactcacacaggtgagaagcctcattcttgtcaaacatgtggcaaaaggttcagtCAATGGTGTTATTTGAAGGCCCACAAgcgaattcacacaggtgagaagcttcattcttgtgaaacttgtggcaaaaggttcagtCGACAGAGTGCTTTGAAGATCCACATGGcaattcacacaggtgaaaagcctcattcttgtgaaacatgtggcaaaag tttcagtcaactgtttcatttgaattcccacatgagaagtcacacaggtgagaagcctcattcttgtgaaacatgtggcagaaGGTTCAGTCAACAGAAtaatttgttgcgccacatgagaattcacacaggtgagaagcctcattcttgtgatacttgtggcaaaagtttcagtcaacaatGTTCTTTGAAGATCCACATgaaaattcacacaggtgaaaagcctcattcttgtgaaacatgtggcaaaaagTTCAGTCGACAGAGTGCTTTGAGgatccacatgagaattcacacgggggagaagcctcattcttgtgaaacatgtggcaaaaggttcagtCAACGGCGTGATTTGAAAGTTCACATgggaactcacacaggtgagaagccttattcttgtgaaacatgtggccaAAGGTTCAGTGATCAGGCTAATTTGTTGCGCCACTTCAagattcacacaggtgagaagcctttttcttgtggaacatgtggtAAAAGTTTCGTCCGACAGAGTCATTTGTTGtgccacatgagaattcacaccggtgagaagcctcattcttgtgaaacatgtggctaA